The Streptomyces sp. HSG2 genome has a segment encoding these proteins:
- a CDS encoding aminoglycoside phosphotransferase family protein: protein MACEPPGRLVKALTETAPEGDDWLASLPRTVRQATALGECAVERVQEPGGRSSLVLLVRGPDGAPEVLKLAPPRARPEAERAALARWDGLGAVRLLRPGAAGPGTLLLERLRPDVSVRSLPESRALLEAAGTLRRLWVTPPEDHPFETVADRTLRQARAIRAGADVDPELAPLATEALAAREELVTTPPEQVLLHGTFRQSKVLAADRMPWLAVGPDPVVGERAFDLARLVRDRVEDLIAQPSGAATTRRRVRRLAESLEVDQERLRGWTLFRAVESGARARRVGRARDAELLLEFAGWL, encoded by the coding sequence ATGGCTTGCGAACCGCCAGGGCGACTGGTCAAGGCACTCACGGAGACGGCGCCGGAAGGCGACGACTGGCTGGCGAGCCTCCCGCGGACGGTTCGGCAGGCCACCGCCCTCGGCGAGTGCGCGGTGGAGCGGGTCCAGGAGCCCGGGGGACGTAGCAGCCTGGTCCTGCTCGTGCGAGGACCCGACGGCGCGCCCGAGGTCCTGAAACTGGCGCCTCCGCGCGCCCGGCCGGAGGCCGAACGCGCCGCGCTGGCCCGCTGGGACGGCCTGGGCGCGGTGCGTCTGCTGCGGCCGGGCGCCGCCGGGCCCGGGACACTGCTGCTGGAACGGCTGCGCCCGGACGTGTCCGTGCGCTCCCTGCCGGAGTCCCGGGCCCTGCTGGAGGCCGCGGGGACACTCCGCAGACTGTGGGTGACGCCGCCGGAGGATCACCCCTTCGAGACGGTCGCGGATCGCACCCTCCGACAGGCACGGGCGATCCGCGCCGGTGCGGACGTCGACCCGGAACTGGCGCCGCTCGCGACGGAGGCCCTCGCGGCCCGCGAGGAACTGGTGACGACACCACCGGAACAGGTGCTGCTGCACGGCACCTTCCGACAGAGCAAGGTCCTCGCGGCGGACCGGATGCCCTGGCTGGCCGTCGGCCCCGACCCCGTCGTGGGCGAGCGCGCCTTCGACTTGGCACGGTTGGTGCGAGACCGGGTGGAGGACCTCATCGCCCAGCCGTCCGGGGCGGCGACCACCCGACGGCGGGTGCGGCGTCTCGCGGAGTCGCTGGAGGTGGACCAGGAGCGGCTGCGCGGCTGGACGCTGTTCCGGGCCGTGGAGTCGGGCGCGCGTGCTCGCCGAGTCGGGCGGGCCAGGGACGCGGAGCTGCTGCTCGAGTTCGCCGGCTGGCTTTGA
- a CDS encoding ferritin-like domain-containing protein, which produces MSETPSDALDALQAALAAEHAAIYGYGVVGGRIDEELRTQARAGHDAHRAKRDALAKEVRGLEAEPVAAEAGYALPFEVPDHAAAVRLAVELEDRLAGAYADLVRAADAELRAAAAQGLREAAVRAARWRGGSVAFPGLAEHTDTSAASGTPTA; this is translated from the coding sequence TTGAGCGAGACGCCGAGCGACGCACTGGACGCCCTGCAAGCCGCGCTGGCCGCCGAACACGCCGCGATCTACGGATACGGCGTCGTGGGCGGGCGGATCGACGAGGAACTGCGAACCCAGGCGCGCGCGGGCCACGACGCACACCGCGCGAAGCGCGACGCGCTGGCCAAAGAGGTGCGGGGCCTCGAAGCCGAGCCGGTCGCGGCGGAGGCGGGCTACGCGCTGCCCTTCGAGGTCCCGGACCACGCGGCGGCCGTTCGACTCGCCGTGGAACTCGAGGACCGGCTGGCCGGCGCCTACGCCGACCTCGTGCGCGCCGCCGACGCGGAACTGCGCGCCGCGGCGGCGCAAGGGTTGCGGGAGGCGGCGGTCCGAGCCGCGCGTTGGCGGGGCGGAAGCGTAGCCTTCCCTGGTCTCGCAGAGCACACGGACACTTCGGCGGCGTCCGGCACCCCGACCGCGTAG
- the ispG gene encoding flavodoxin-dependent (E)-4-hydroxy-3-methylbut-2-enyl-diphosphate synthase, producing MTAISLGMPSVPTTLAERRRSRQIQVGSVAVGGDAPVSVQSMTTTRTSDIGATLQQIAELTASGCQIVRVACPTQDDADALATIARKSQIPVIADIHFQPKYVFAAIEAGCAAVRVNPGNIKQFDDKVKEIAAAARDHGTPIRIGVNAGSLDSRLLRKYGKATPEALVESALWEASLFEEHDFRDIKISVKHNDPVVMIEAYSQLAEACDYPLHLGVTEAGPAFQGTIKSAVAFGALLSQGIGDTIRVSLSAPPAEEVKVGIQILESLNLRRRGLEIVSCPSCGRAQVDVYKLAEEVTAGLTGMEVPLRVAVMGCVVNGPGEAREADLGVASGNGKGQIFVKGEVIKTVPESKIVETLIEEAMKLAERMEREGVASGEPSVSVAG from the coding sequence ATGACCGCGATTTCACTCGGCATGCCGTCCGTACCGACCACCCTCGCCGAGCGTCGGCGGAGCCGGCAGATCCAGGTCGGATCGGTCGCGGTCGGTGGGGACGCCCCCGTCTCCGTGCAGTCGATGACGACGACCCGTACCTCCGACATCGGCGCGACGCTCCAGCAGATCGCCGAGCTGACCGCCTCCGGATGCCAGATCGTACGAGTCGCCTGCCCGACCCAGGACGACGCGGACGCGCTCGCCACCATCGCGCGCAAGTCGCAGATCCCCGTGATCGCCGACATCCACTTCCAGCCCAAGTACGTCTTCGCGGCCATCGAGGCGGGCTGCGCGGCGGTCCGTGTCAACCCGGGCAACATCAAGCAGTTCGACGACAAGGTCAAGGAGATCGCCGCGGCGGCCCGCGACCACGGGACCCCGATCCGGATCGGAGTCAACGCGGGCTCCCTGGACAGTCGACTGCTGCGGAAGTACGGCAAGGCCACCCCGGAGGCGCTCGTCGAGTCCGCCCTCTGGGAGGCTTCCCTCTTCGAGGAACACGACTTCAGGGACATCAAGATCTCCGTGAAGCACAACGACCCGGTCGTCATGATCGAGGCGTACAGTCAGCTGGCCGAGGCCTGCGACTACCCCCTGCACCTGGGGGTGACCGAGGCGGGCCCCGCCTTCCAGGGCACGATCAAGTCGGCGGTGGCCTTCGGCGCCCTGCTCAGCCAGGGCATCGGCGACACCATCCGCGTCTCCCTCTCCGCGCCCCCGGCCGAGGAGGTGAAGGTCGGGATCCAGATCCTCGAATCGCTGAACCTCCGCCGGCGCGGCCTGGAGATCGTCTCCTGCCCGTCGTGCGGACGCGCCCAGGTCGACGTGTACAAGCTGGCGGAGGAGGTCACCGCCGGTCTGACGGGCATGGAGGTCCCTCTTCGAGTGGCGGTCATGGGGTGCGTCGTCAACGGTCCCGGCGAGGCGCGCGAGGCCGACCTGGGCGTCGCCTCCGGCAACGGCAAGGGGCAGATCTTCGTCAAGGGCGAGGTCATCAAGACGGTGCCCGAGTCGAAGATCGTGGAGACGCTGATCGAAGAGGCCATGAAGCTCGCCGAGCGCATGGAGCGGGAGGGCGTCGCCTCCGGCGAGCCCTCCGTCTCGGTGGCCGGTTGA
- the nusA gene encoding transcription termination factor NusA, translating to MDIDMSALRGLVREKEISFPLLVEAIESALLIAYHRTDGSRRHARVELDRDTGHVTVWAKEDPEDLEEGQEPREFDDTPSDFGRIAATTAKQVILQRLRDAEDDATLGEYAGREGDIVTGVVQQGRDPKNVLVDIGKLEAILPVQEQVPGESYPHGTRLRSYVVRVAKGVRGPSVTLSRTHPNLVKKLFALEVPEIADGSVEISAIAREAGHRTKIAVRSVRSGLNAKGACIGPMGGRVRNVMGELNGEKIDIVDWSDDPAEMVANALSPARVSKVEVVDLAARSARVTVPDYQLSLAIGKEGQNARLAARLTGWRIDIRPDTEPSEG from the coding sequence GTGGACATCGACATGAGTGCCCTGCGGGGCTTGGTTCGGGAGAAGGAGATCTCCTTCCCCCTGCTCGTCGAGGCGATCGAGTCGGCCCTCCTCATCGCCTACCACCGCACCGACGGAAGCCGCCGACACGCGCGAGTGGAGCTGGACCGGGATACCGGACACGTCACCGTGTGGGCGAAGGAGGACCCGGAGGACCTCGAAGAGGGCCAGGAGCCCCGCGAGTTCGACGACACCCCCTCGGACTTCGGCCGGATCGCCGCGACCACCGCCAAGCAGGTCATCCTGCAGCGGCTCCGCGACGCCGAGGACGACGCGACCCTCGGCGAGTACGCGGGGCGTGAGGGCGACATCGTCACCGGGGTGGTCCAGCAGGGTCGCGACCCGAAGAACGTGCTGGTGGACATCGGGAAACTAGAGGCCATCCTTCCGGTTCAGGAGCAGGTCCCCGGAGAGAGCTATCCGCACGGCACCCGACTGCGCTCGTACGTCGTTCGGGTGGCGAAGGGCGTGCGAGGGCCATCGGTCACTCTTTCGCGTACCCACCCCAATCTGGTGAAGAAGCTGTTCGCGCTCGAGGTGCCGGAGATCGCCGACGGGTCGGTGGAGATCTCGGCCATCGCCCGCGAAGCGGGTCACCGGACCAAGATCGCCGTACGCTCGGTCCGATCCGGCCTGAACGCCAAGGGCGCCTGCATCGGCCCCATGGGCGGCCGTGTCCGCAATGTCATGGGCGAGCTCAACGGGGAGAAGATCGACATCGTCGACTGGTCGGACGACCCGGCGGAGATGGTGGCCAACGCCCTCTCTCCGGCCAGGGTGTCCAAGGTCGAGGTCGTGGACCTGGCCGCCAGGTCGGCTAGGGTCACGGTGCCGGACTACCAGCTGTCGCTGGCGATCGGCAAGGAAGGCCAGAACGCGCGCCTCGCCGCTCGGCTGACCGGCTGGCGGATCGACATCCGGCCCGACACGGAGCCGTCGGAAGGGTAG
- the rimP gene encoding ribosome maturation factor RimP, with protein MSTTQSERLRELLEPLVASHDLDLEEIAVDSVGRKRVLRVVVDSETGADLDRVADVSRALSARLDESDAMGEGEYTLEVGTPGAERSLTLHRHYVRALGRLVAFRLTDDTRSTARITQVDDDGLDVEVPGVKGRAPTARRIPFSDIADARVRVEFNRKKDSRDMTEEEEA; from the coding sequence ATGAGCACCACCCAGAGCGAGAGGCTGCGAGAGCTCTTGGAGCCCCTCGTCGCTTCCCATGATCTGGATCTCGAAGAGATCGCGGTGGACTCGGTCGGGCGCAAGCGGGTGCTGCGCGTGGTCGTGGACTCGGAGACCGGTGCGGACCTCGATCGCGTGGCCGACGTCAGCCGGGCCCTCTCGGCGAGGCTCGACGAGAGCGACGCGATGGGGGAGGGCGAGTACACCCTGGAGGTCGGCACCCCTGGGGCGGAGCGGTCCCTCACCCTGCACCGGCACTATGTGCGCGCTCTCGGTCGACTGGTGGCCTTCCGGCTGACCGACGACACCAGGTCGACCGCCAGAATCACGCAGGTGGACGACGACGGCCTGGACGTCGAGGTGCCGGGCGTCAAGGGACGCGCGCCGACCGCCCGCCGCATCCCGTTCTCCGACATCGCGGACGCTCGGGTGCGTGTCGAGTTCAACCGCAAGAAGGACAGCAGGGACATGACGGAAGAAGAGGAGGCGTAG
- the infB gene encoding translation initiation factor IF-2: MAKVRVYELAKEFGVESKVVMAKLQELGEFVRSASSTIEAPVVRKLTDAFQGGGNGRSPKPAPRKAAPKPAAPPPAGRAPKTPGERPAAPRPAAPKPAAQQQPPAAPAPGPRPTPGPKPAPRPAPAAPEFTAPAASPAAPKPGARPGAPKPGARPAAPGQGQQGQGQQGGQGRSGGQGGPRPGAPSPRPGARPSGPRPGNNPFTSGGNAGMARPQSPRGQAGPRPGGPGAPGAGPRPQAPGQGGGPRPQAPGGQRPTPGSMPRPQGGPRPGGPRPNPGMMPQRPAAGPRPGPGGGGRGPGGAGRPGGGRPGGGGGFAGRPGGPGGGGGRPGGGGGFAGRPGGPGGGGGRPGFGGRPGGPGGRGGTQGAFGRPGGPARRGRKSKRQRRQEYEAMQAPSVGGVMLPRGNGEAIRLSRGASLTDFAEKINANPASLVAVMMNLGEMVTATQSVSDETLELLASEMNYTVQIVSPEEEDRELLESFDLEFGEDIGSEDDLVVRPPVVTVMGHVDHGKTRLLDAIRKTNVIAGEAGGITQHIGAYQVTTEVNDEDRKITFIDTPGHEAFTAMRARGAKSTDIAILVVAANDGVMPQTVEALNHAKAAEVPIVVAVNKIDVEGADPTKVRGQLTEYGLVAEEYGGDTMFVDISAKQGLHIDSLLEAVILTADASLDLRANPTQDAQGISIESRLDRGRGAVATVLVQRGTLRVGDTMVVGDAYGRVRAMLDDNGNNVAEAGPAMPVQVLGLTNVPGAGDNFIVVEEDRTARQIAEKRAARERNAAFAKRTRRVSLEDLDKVLKAGEVQQLNLIIKGDASGSVEALESSLLQLDVGEEVDIRVLHRGVGAVTESDIDLAMGSDAIVIGFNVRAAGRAQQMAEREGVDVRYYSVIYQAIEEIEAALKGMLKPEFEEVELGTAEIREVFKSSKLGNIAGVLIRSGEVRRNTKARLLRDGKVVAENLTIEGLRRFKDDVTEIREGFEGGINLGNFNDIKVDDVIATYEMREKPRV; this comes from the coding sequence GTGGCTAAGGTCCGGGTATACGAACTCGCCAAGGAGTTCGGCGTTGAGAGCAAGGTCGTCATGGCCAAGCTCCAAGAGCTCGGTGAATTCGTCCGTTCGGCGTCTTCGACGATCGAAGCGCCCGTAGTACGCAAGCTGACCGACGCCTTCCAGGGCGGTGGCAACGGCAGGTCGCCCAAGCCCGCCCCTCGGAAGGCCGCGCCCAAGCCCGCCGCGCCCCCGCCGGCGGGTCGCGCACCCAAGACGCCGGGTGAGCGCCCGGCCGCGCCGAGGCCGGCCGCGCCCAAGCCCGCCGCCCAGCAGCAGCCGCCGGCCGCGCCGGCTCCCGGGCCGCGTCCGACACCGGGCCCCAAGCCCGCGCCGCGTCCCGCCCCGGCGGCACCGGAGTTCACCGCTCCGGCCGCCTCGCCCGCCGCCCCGAAGCCCGGCGCGCGTCCCGGTGCCCCGAAGCCCGGTGCCCGCCCGGCGGCGCCCGGACAGGGTCAGCAGGGACAGGGTCAGCAGGGTGGACAGGGCCGTTCCGGCGGTCAGGGTGGTCCGCGTCCCGGCGCCCCGTCGCCGCGGCCGGGTGCCCGTCCTTCCGGCCCCCGCCCCGGCAACAACCCCTTCACCTCCGGTGGCAACGCGGGCATGGCGCGTCCGCAGTCTCCCCGGGGCCAGGCGGGTCCGCGTCCCGGCGGGCCGGGTGCCCCCGGCGCCGGTCCTCGTCCGCAGGCTCCCGGTCAGGGCGGCGGTCCGCGACCGCAGGCTCCGGGCGGGCAGCGTCCCACTCCGGGCTCGATGCCCCGTCCGCAGGGCGGTCCGCGTCCCGGCGGCCCGCGTCCGAACCCCGGCATGATGCCGCAGCGTCCCGCCGCCGGTCCGCGTCCCGGCCCCGGTGGCGGCGGTCGCGGTCCCGGCGGGGCGGGACGCCCCGGCGGTGGTCGTCCGGGTGGCGGTGGCGGTTTCGCCGGTCGTCCGGGTGGTCCCGGTGGCGGCGGTGGTCGTCCGGGTGGCGGTGGCGGTTTCGCCGGTCGTCCGGGTGGTCCCGGTGGCGGTGGTGGCCGTCCCGGATTCGGTGGCCGTCCAGGTGGCCCCGGTGGCCGTGGCGGAACGCAGGGCGCGTTCGGTCGTCCCGGTGGTCCCGCCCGCCGAGGTCGCAAGTCGAAGCGGCAGCGGCGCCAGGAGTACGAGGCCATGCAGGCCCCGTCCGTCGGCGGCGTGATGCTGCCTCGTGGCAACGGCGAGGCCATTCGCCTGTCGCGTGGCGCGTCGCTCACGGACTTCGCGGAAAAGATCAACGCCAACCCGGCGTCCCTCGTCGCGGTCATGATGAACCTCGGCGAGATGGTCACCGCGACCCAGTCCGTCTCCGACGAGACGTTGGAACTCTTGGCGAGCGAGATGAACTACACGGTTCAGATCGTCAGCCCGGAGGAGGAGGACCGCGAGCTGCTCGAGTCCTTCGATCTGGAGTTCGGCGAGGACATCGGTTCCGAGGACGACCTGGTCGTCCGTCCGCCGGTGGTGACCGTCATGGGCCACGTCGACCACGGCAAGACCCGACTCCTCGACGCGATCCGCAAGACCAACGTGATCGCGGGCGAGGCCGGTGGCATCACCCAGCACATCGGTGCCTACCAGGTCACGACCGAGGTCAACGACGAGGACCGCAAGATCACCTTCATCGACACCCCGGGTCACGAGGCGTTCACCGCCATGCGTGCCCGAGGTGCGAAGTCGACCGACATCGCGATCCTGGTCGTCGCGGCCAACGACGGCGTCATGCCGCAGACGGTCGAGGCGCTGAACCACGCCAAGGCCGCCGAGGTGCCGATCGTGGTCGCGGTCAACAAGATCGATGTCGAGGGCGCCGACCCGACCAAGGTGCGCGGCCAGCTCACCGAGTACGGTCTGGTGGCCGAGGAGTACGGCGGCGACACGATGTTCGTCGACATCTCCGCCAAGCAGGGGCTGCACATCGACAGCCTGCTGGAGGCCGTGATCCTCACCGCCGACGCCTCCCTCGACCTGCGGGCCAACCCGACGCAGGACGCCCAGGGCATCTCCATCGAATCGCGGCTCGACCGCGGTCGCGGTGCCGTGGCCACGGTCCTCGTCCAGCGCGGCACGCTGCGGGTCGGCGACACCATGGTCGTGGGCGACGCCTACGGGCGTGTCCGGGCGATGCTCGACGACAACGGCAACAACGTCGCCGAGGCCGGTCCGGCCATGCCGGTCCAGGTCCTGGGCCTGACCAACGTGCCGGGTGCGGGCGACAACTTCATCGTGGTCGAGGAGGACCGTACGGCCCGCCAAATCGCGGAGAAGCGCGCCGCCCGCGAGCGGAACGCCGCGTTCGCCAAGCGCACCCGTCGCGTCTCCCTTGAGGACCTGGACAAGGTGCTCAAGGCCGGCGAGGTCCAGCAGCTGAACCTGATCATCAAGGGTGACGCCTCCGGATCGGTCGAGGCCCTGGAGTCCTCGCTGCTCCAGCTGGACGTCGGCGAGGAGGTCGACATCCGGGTGCTGCACCGCGGCGTCGGTGCGGTCACGGAGTCCGACATCGACCTGGCGATGGGCTCGGACGCCATCGTGATCGGCTTCAACGTGCGCGCGGCCGGCCGCGCGCAGCAGATGGCCGAGCGCGAAGGTGTCGACGTCCGGTACTACTCGGTCATCTACCAGGCGATCGAGGAGATCGAGGCCGCCCTCAAGGGCATGCTCAAGCCGGAGTTCGAGGAGGTCGAGCTCGGAACGGCGGAGATCCGCGAGGTCTTCAAGTCGTCCAAGCTGGGCAACATCGCGGGTGTTCTCATCCGCTCCGGCGAGGTTCGGCGGAACACCAAGGCCCGCCTGCTTCGCGACGGCAAGGTCGTCGCGGAGAACCTCACCATCGAGGGGCTGCGTCGCTTCAAGGACGACGTCACCGAGATTCGCGAAGGGTTCGAGGGCGGTATCAACCTCGGGAACTTCAACGACATCAAGGTCGACGACGTCATCGCGACGTACGAGATGCGCGAGAAGCCGCGCGTCTGA
- a CDS encoding YlxR family protein: protein MSGRTRAGVCPERTCVGCRNRATKDELLRTVAIEGECVPDPAGTLPGRGAYVHPDTTCLDQAVRRRAFPRALRAPGSLDVKALRHHVEWVQGCDPQHGKEGVPRDTPRGAGTSRVESRSRLR from the coding sequence GTGTCCGGTCGGACGCGTGCTGGCGTGTGCCCTGAACGTACCTGTGTGGGCTGCCGCAATCGAGCGACCAAGGACGAACTGCTGCGGACGGTGGCGATCGAGGGCGAGTGCGTCCCCGATCCGGCCGGTACGCTGCCGGGTCGGGGCGCCTACGTGCATCCCGACACGACCTGTCTCGACCAGGCGGTTCGCCGCCGGGCGTTCCCGCGGGCGCTGCGCGCGCCGGGATCGCTCGACGTAAAGGCGTTGCGCCACCACGTCGAGTGGGTACAAGGTTGCGATCCGCAACACGGTAAGGAAGGCGTGCCGCGCGACACCCCGCGCGGAGCTGGTACCTCGCGAGTCGAAAGCAGGTCGAGATTGCGATGA
- a CDS encoding proline--tRNA ligase: MANAPVQRMSQLMAKTLRDDPADAEVLSHKLLVRAGYVRRTAAGIWSWLPLGRKVLANVERVVREEMDAIGAQEVLLPALLPKEPYDATGRWDEYGPELFRLRDRKGGDYLLGPTHEEIFTLLVKDQASSYKDLPVILYQIQSKYRDEARPRAGILRGREFLMKDSYSFDTTEEGLAESYALHREAYQRIFERLGLDYRICAATAGAMGGSRSEEFLTPAEAGEDTFADCPECDFAANTEAITHEVTPVDAAGLPASEEIPTPDTPTIETLAASLGVPASATLKNLLVKVDGEIVAVGVPGDREVDLGKVEAHFAPAAVELVTESDFAVRPDLVRGYVGPQGLDKTRYVADPRVAPGTSWITGANKPHTHARHVVAGRDFEVDAYVDAVVVREGDPCPKCGAGLKLDRAIEIGHIFQLGRKYTDVLHLDVLGKNGKPVRVTMGSYGIGVSRAVAALAEQHADDKGLVWPAEIAPADVHVVAAGKALQTELALEISGKLAAAGVRVLVDDRAGISPGVKFTDAELIGVPAILVAGRRSGEGVVELKNRRTGEREELTVDEAIARLTA; encoded by the coding sequence ATGGCGAACGCACCGGTCCAGCGCATGTCCCAGTTGATGGCGAAGACGCTGCGCGACGATCCGGCGGACGCCGAGGTCCTCAGCCACAAACTCCTGGTCCGGGCCGGGTACGTCCGGCGCACCGCCGCCGGGATCTGGTCCTGGCTGCCCCTCGGCCGCAAGGTGTTGGCCAACGTCGAGCGTGTCGTGCGCGAGGAGATGGACGCGATCGGCGCCCAAGAGGTGCTGCTCCCGGCCCTGCTGCCCAAGGAGCCCTACGACGCCACGGGCCGCTGGGACGAGTACGGTCCCGAACTCTTCCGCCTCCGGGACCGCAAGGGCGGCGACTACCTCCTCGGCCCCACCCACGAGGAGATCTTCACCCTCCTGGTGAAGGATCAGGCCTCCTCCTACAAGGACCTGCCGGTCATCCTCTACCAGATCCAGTCCAAGTACCGTGACGAGGCCCGCCCTCGGGCCGGCATTCTGCGCGGGCGCGAGTTCCTGATGAAGGACTCCTACTCCTTCGACACCACCGAGGAGGGACTCGCCGAGTCCTATGCCCTCCACCGCGAGGCATACCAACGGATCTTCGAGCGCCTCGGCCTCGACTACCGCATCTGTGCCGCCACCGCCGGAGCGATGGGCGGCTCCCGTTCCGAGGAGTTCCTGACCCCGGCGGAGGCGGGCGAGGACACCTTCGCCGACTGCCCGGAGTGCGACTTCGCCGCCAACACGGAGGCGATCACCCACGAGGTGACACCGGTCGACGCCGCGGGCCTTCCGGCGTCGGAGGAGATCCCGACGCCGGACACTCCCACCATCGAGACCCTCGCGGCCTCCCTCGGTGTACCGGCCTCCGCGACGCTGAAGAACCTCCTGGTGAAGGTCGACGGCGAGATCGTGGCCGTCGGGGTGCCCGGCGACCGTGAGGTCGATCTCGGCAAGGTCGAGGCCCATTTCGCGCCGGCCGCCGTGGAACTCGTCACGGAGTCGGACTTCGCGGTCCGGCCCGACCTGGTGCGCGGATACGTCGGGCCACAGGGTCTGGACAAGACCAGGTACGTGGCCGACCCGCGGGTGGCCCCCGGCACCTCATGGATCACCGGGGCCAACAAGCCGCACACCCACGCCCGCCACGTCGTGGCCGGTCGCGATTTCGAGGTCGACGCCTATGTGGACGCCGTCGTGGTCAGGGAGGGCGACCCCTGCCCGAAGTGCGGTGCCGGCCTGAAACTGGACCGGGCCATCGAGATCGGGCACATCTTCCAGCTGGGTCGCAAGTACACCGACGTGCTTCACCTCGACGTCCTCGGAAAGAACGGCAAGCCGGTCCGCGTCACCATGGGCTCCTACGGCATCGGGGTCTCCCGCGCGGTCGCCGCCCTCGCCGAACAGCACGCCGACGACAAGGGCCTGGTGTGGCCCGCCGAGATCGCCCCCGCCGACGTGCACGTGGTCGCCGCCGGCAAGGCCCTCCAGACCGAGCTGGCGTTGGAGATCTCCGGAAAGCTGGCCGCGGCCGGGGTACGGGTTCTGGTGGACGATCGCGCCGGCATCTCTCCGGGGGTGAAGTTCACCGACGCCGAGTTGATCGGGGTTCCCGCCATCCTCGTGGCCGGGCGGCGGTCCGGCGAGGGCGTGGTCGAGCTCAAGAATCGTCGGACCGGCGAGCGTGAGGAGCTCACGGTGGACGAGGCGATCGCCCGCCTGACGGCCTGA
- a CDS encoding GNAT family N-acetyltransferase has product MLTQTTSRVLVPGDLDAVLAVLDREPIANAFVAARVRLAGLDPWRLGGEMWGWYEDGMLASLCYAGANLVPVCAGPRAVRAFADRARRTGRRCSSVVGPAEPTAELWRLLEPHWGPARDVRARQPLMATDRMPTDITPDPYVRRVRKDETDTLMPACVAMFTEEVGVSPLSGDGGLLYQARVAELVGSGRSFARFDSEGRVVFKAEIGAATDRACQIQGVWVAPEHRGTGLAAPGMAAVLRHALADVAPVASLYVNDYNTAARRTYRRVGFREVGAFMSVLF; this is encoded by the coding sequence GTGTTGACACAGACCACCTCCCGGGTGCTCGTCCCGGGCGACCTGGACGCCGTGCTCGCCGTCCTCGATCGCGAGCCGATCGCGAACGCCTTCGTCGCCGCCCGTGTCCGGCTCGCCGGTCTCGACCCGTGGCGCCTCGGTGGTGAGATGTGGGGCTGGTACGAAGACGGCATGTTGGCTTCCTTGTGCTACGCCGGTGCCAACCTCGTCCCCGTCTGCGCCGGACCTCGTGCCGTCCGCGCATTCGCCGACCGGGCCCGTCGCACCGGACGGCGCTGCTCTTCCGTGGTCGGCCCCGCCGAACCCACCGCCGAGCTGTGGCGGCTCCTTGAGCCACACTGGGGCCCCGCCCGAGACGTGCGGGCCCGTCAGCCACTGATGGCCACGGACCGGATGCCCACCGACATCACCCCGGACCCGTACGTCCGCCGTGTCCGCAAGGACGAGACGGACACGCTCATGCCCGCGTGCGTGGCCATGTTCACCGAGGAGGTCGGCGTCTCCCCGCTGTCCGGCGACGGCGGCCTGCTCTACCAGGCCCGTGTCGCCGAACTCGTCGGCTCCGGCAGGTCCTTCGCCCGCTTCGACTCCGAGGGGCGAGTCGTGTTCAAGGCCGAGATCGGCGCCGCGACCGACCGTGCGTGTCAGATCCAGGGGGTCTGGGTCGCTCCCGAACACCGGGGCACCGGGCTGGCCGCGCCCGGCATGGCCGCCGTCCTCCGACACGCCCTCGCGGACGTCGCCCCCGTCGCCAGCCTCTACGTCAACGACTACAACACGGCGGCGAGGAGGACCTACCGGAGGGTGGGGTTCCGCGAGGTCGGCGCGTTCATGAGCGTTCTCTTCTGA
- a CDS encoding GNAT family N-acetyltransferase: MELVIGPLDLGAHVDEALAVQAVAFGLASDEIAVRRQIVLRHMTRPGARALGATTSSGRLVGFVYGMPNDRTQWWSSMVEPPLRARGNEDWLDDSFAITELHVHPRHQRRGIGRALITTITDGATEPRSILSAIDADGPARSLYHSLGYRDLARRVRFPSAARPYAVMGARLPLRRPAPARDPLPDRP, from the coding sequence ATGGAGCTCGTGATCGGCCCACTCGACCTCGGCGCGCATGTCGACGAGGCCCTCGCCGTCCAGGCCGTCGCCTTCGGACTGGCCTCCGACGAGATCGCGGTGCGGCGCCAGATCGTGCTGCGGCACATGACCCGGCCGGGTGCGCGGGCCCTCGGAGCCACCACCTCCAGCGGACGTCTCGTCGGATTCGTCTACGGCATGCCCAACGACCGCACCCAGTGGTGGTCCTCCATGGTCGAGCCCCCGCTGCGCGCCCGAGGGAACGAAGACTGGCTGGACGACTCCTTCGCCATCACCGAACTGCACGTCCACCCTCGCCACCAGCGCCGGGGCATCGGGCGTGCCCTGATCACCACGATCACCGACGGCGCCACCGAGCCTCGTTCGATCCTCTCCGCCATCGACGCGGACGGCCCGGCCCGCTCTCTCTACCACTCGCTCGGCTACCGCGACCTCGCCCGGCGGGTCCGTTTCCCCAGCGCCGCGCGGCCCTACGCGGTGATGGGGGCCCGGTTGCCGCTCCGTCGACCGGCGCCCGCCCGCGACCCTCTCCCGGACCGCCCCTAA